tctTATAGTTATTTAGCTACTCAGCTTTAGTTTTAGCATTTTGTATGTTCTGTGATTTACACGATTTCTGTGATACGATCTTTTATTTacacaaacacatttttttgttagggctaatctctgaaaagtctgccgattttaatgaaattttcacTGGATGATACGAGTTACTGAGCcacataaaggctactttttatcccgaaaaaatacagCGCACGAAGCCGCAGGCGTTTGCTAGGCATTATACCTACGCTTGCAACTTCAGAGTAGATTAAATGTTTGCGGTCTACATTAGGATTATTCTGAGTTACAAGGTGGAAGACAAAATCGCTAAGAGAATTTTGTTTAGAACATCGCTAATATCTACTTCAGTGGCGACTGGCGTAACTAAACCATCTGAGACCCGTGGTAAACTCATTGAATGGGCCCCCAGTAAAATCGTCAcgtggaatatttttttagatgttAGCTTATTTCTGAGCTTACGGTCTCAAAGGCGGGGCCCCGTCAAGTCAGATTTTTGCAGTCTTTTCACCCTGTAGTTGCGCCACTGCTTCTTACCCATTTTTATTGTTCTGAAAATAAAGGTTAATTAATTCCGTTTCTTTATAGCGTAAGGCAGAACCGGGTCAGTTCCGGCAAGCAGTGGAATGGGCCATTGATTTAGGTTACAGGCATATAGATTCAGCAGCTGTGTACAAAAACGAGGTGGAAGTTGGGGAAGCAATTGCCAATAAGATTGAGGAGGGACTGGTAAAAAGGGAggatttatttgtaactagtaaggtaattattttataaccaaGTAAAACCTTATTTTTCGAGGGTAGACCTACTCATATGGCGAAGCTAGTTAACGACATCGATTTAtctataattatacatatagtcgcgtgcacttcatagatataaaaatgcactgcctacccagAAAAATTCATTACGAATTTATACTAAAGGAGTTTTCTGTTTAGTGAAACTCTTTATACACGCCACGTAAATATCCATGTATTGACTTTGCAAGTTGTCCATTCAACCGTGCTCTAAAGACTTTACCAATGCCAAATGCATATAGATATTTCACGCTTTTTCTGTAAATTACATCCAAATCCATAGAAAAAATGAAGCAATAGAAATGGAGTTTTAATCCAAACTATAGAAACCAGTGTAGCTGAAGAAAAGCTTGGTTTTAGAGTGTCGAGGCATGTAGGGTACTCACCGCAACAATAATTAGGTTAATCCAGCTATCTTCTTTCAGCTGTGGAATGACTGTCATGCCCGAGATGTTGTAGTCGAAACTCTGATGGAATCACTAAGGAAACTCAAGTTGGACTACGTTGATTTGTATTTAATACACTGGCCAATTTCAGTCACTGTACGTATATCTAAGAGCCActtttctttatataataaattcctTGAATTatgcaatgatgatgataagcttTTGATTTTGCAGGCAGACGGCGTAGACACGGCAATTAGCTATTTGGAAACATGGAAAGGAATGGAGAAAACTGTAGAATTGGGCCTCGCTAAATCTATAGGAGTTTCCAATTTTAACGAGAAACAAATTCAAGAAATATATGATAATGCTGTAATCAAACCTGTAGTTAATCAAGTTGAGGTAAACATTTAATGACATTTAAAATCTCAACATTAGGTAGTTAATAATGTTTGGCACATAAATGACTGTCACCATTTCTGATCTTGACTGATCAACGGCCAAGGATTTTATATAATGCACACGGTTAAAAATCCAGGGATCAAAATGACATGTACCTATAACATaaccacaaatatttttcagataaATCCAACCCTAACCCAGAATTCGCTTGTAAACCTTTGCAAGCAGCTCTCCATAATACCTGTGGCGTATACACCATTGGGACTTATATCTGAAGCAAGGCCAGAATTTGCCGGGATAGACGTAATCAAGACAGACCCAAAATTGGGAGAATTAGCTACTAAATATGGCAAGACTAGAGCGCAGATAGCTTTGAGATATTTGGTAACTAAccgactatagtctggcaagttcgttgataacactcccatgatatgcgggcgacaggagGAAAGAATGCGCGGGGAaaggaagtgacgtgcatcagtcgtgggtcatcgggagtgttacgaacaaagttgccaagctataatataatcgattacaagatttaaataatttgttaaaatttttgattaatttttagaTTCAGCGTGGGATTCCCGTAATACCAAAATCATTTACAAAATCGCGTATCGAAGAGAACATAAACGTTTTTGATTTCGAATTGACAGATAAAGAAATGGAGGTTGTCGACGGGTACAATTTGAACCATCACTGCGTGCCGGGTAAAGGCTTCGAGAAATATACTTATTACCCATTTTAATGAACAATGTTCCTATCATTACCATCTCAGCccatggacgtctactgctggacgtACGCCTTCtgcaaggacttccaaacaccaaggTCGTaagcagtggcgtaactacagGGTCGTAAAGCTGGCAAAATGCCACAACGCCTGGGATCCTCAGCCTACGCGGTTGTGAGCTCAGAAGTAATTTATCATATTCACtattagaaaattaattatatcgtAATGACTAAAAtctataagtaggtaaattaaaaattataatttatatgtttCAGTTTCATGTGGTGTAAtggttattttatgtatattcttGTGATAATAAAAGCATTAAGAAAGAAAACTAGCTTTATATTTAACACTagctttattttttactgttatCCAAAAAGTTATCGCCATGCGAAAATGAAATTATGAACAAAATAACATATTGGAGCGAGgcctcattatcatcatcatagtgCGTTGCTTCGTTACAAAGGATCAACGCTTTGTAACGCTGTGATCAACGCACCTGCGTTGCGATGACGCACGCATAGTCAGTCCCAACAATGCATACAACACAACTGTTTTTCATGTAACACTGCCCATCGTCACACCAGAGTTACGAAAGCATCAACGTCACCTGGGACAAGGCAACGTAACGTAACGCACTCATGGGAATGACGCCTTACGTGTACGCGACTTGAGGGTTGGTTATTAAGAACGACTGTTGATTCGCATTAAGATTACATTCGCACTAATGCAatattttgtcattttgtttgGTTCTATAGTAACttgagatatttaataaaacacagtgatgtttaaaaattaatttatttaattaaaaacattgaaataaaactttattataaataattgaatcGCTAAATagtcacaataaaaaaaaatattattcggAATGACCAAAGATCTCTCAAGAACagcacaaattattattatttaagcagcGTTATGTTCGAATTACTGattttgaaatacatatatttCGTCACAATTTgtcattaatttgaaattatgaataaaacttaataaaaatatagataaaaattaaaaagaaaccatGTAAAAGATTACgaaatacaaaacaaagtttTTGGTGAATCTCTTAACTAAAAAAGTAACTTCGAGCCTGCTGTTTTCtatttacaaagaaataatgaatacttaaaaaaaaaactaatatcaaataaaaaaaatgtttagataaacattaaataagatTTAACGCCATATTACtaaatatgtaagtaaataaattaactaaaaaaatcataacTAGAAGGAGAActaaaattatatacttttaaataacctcaaaaaaaaaaaacatttttgcgtCGTCGTCATCTACTTAAAAgtaatcttttttaaatttatagttatatAAGTTTTTCAAGagaataataagaaaaatattatgtatatggaATTTCAAAGTGAAGTTTTAAACAAAACCTAAAACAACCACCATTAAATGCTTTTTGAATGTAGAATAAGTGGAAATAAATCACATTAAAGACCCTGCCATAAACTAATAAAcctttaacacgttcgctgcggcactgattttacAGTACTTTTTCAATACAATACGAGgctttttgacctcgtactaaaactttttgtgttgtggtacgaggttaattgacctcgtaccgtgcgatacgaggttttttgacctcgcactaaaactgtggtgtggtacgaggttaattgacctcgtaccgcagcgaacgtgttaaaaaacTCAATGTACAGCTAAAATAAGAAATGTAACACCTTATACATATAACAACACAAAAAGATTAATCTTACATTATGTAAgtgctataaaaatatatctatcatGTGAATATTAAACTATCACCCATTGTATTTGTACATAAAATCTTCTAAAATGTAATCCATTTCAATGTGAAAACTCCCAACAACTAAGGAactaacagattttttttatattatttagatttatcTTTGTATACCCTGAccagaaaaacaaataaaccttCACCATGTTGTTTAGacaatgtaaaaattaaaattttgaccCCTACAGTATGAATGTTACTAGAATAAGGCCTTTTAgtcagaaattctttcagtcattagagaaaattttaaacattgttgcaatttgtgaaaattatttgctagtttatttttatatgtacaaAATCAAATCCTTTAAGATACAACTATTCTCTAGTTCCATTGTATTACTTGTTGTTAAACTCAGTGAATTCATCCCTCCTCTTTCAAACTatgtaataaacaaatcaaatctCTTCAATTGAATACTCCACTTGATATATTCGCTTACTATAATTTATTGATCCTATACATACTATGAGagtgttttactttttaataagaaaCCTTTAAAACTACTAACTATGCAATGCAACTAAATGAATGATACGTTCGTGAGCTACGAGTGCACATAACagacaaataaattgacaataaTACACACACACGTCATACTCATAATTCTTCACGTCTTTTCGTTGGGGGTCAAAAATGAACAATATCACTTAACACAGACAGCTCAAAAATACTTTTGGGAAgaatcatcgatctcctattaaacagtggatgcacaatcagcgatcaaaaaacgtccccactcgaTGAGTGCCAAATtttttggcactcaattcaagtagtcgcattggcaaattcaaccttaaacttttttgaatttgctctgaatttgactatatttaaaaacattaaggtataattttctttaccaataattctgtcaaagcaaaattggccagttttcaagtgaaattttctagatgattgtgcgtccttttttTATAAGGACGTACAATTATCTAATACAGGTTTTTCATATTCCTGGTCAGGGTATAATTTACTACCAATGTGacaatatattacaatacaatatatgacacctacttatttatatcaGTACCATATACTGTATCAGTGGCTTAAATAGCACTCAGTGTTgctaacatattatatatatcacATACTtgaatgtatatatttttaatttatctgcATAATATAGTATCTTTGCGTATATGATACTTAATAGTAATAACATATGCAGAAACAGTGGcgtaaataacaattttttggTGTATGCACTTACGCCCGTGTTAGAACTGTTTATTGGTCAGGTGGTTGCTTATTTAGCTACTCGTACGGATCTCGAGATCCCAGATTCCAAGTCGGcaaaacacattttaatttttggtaGCAAACATGTTGATGTAACTCTCTTCATATCTCCAGGATGTGAACGTATCACGTCAAtattacatctgatagtgattgtttcAATCACAATTCATTGCAATGGATTGCAATGGAGACTTGTCTCCTAGGAGACAGAAAATCTGTGTATgacagttataaaataatataaaaatggttATTAATGTTAGCTAGTAGTTTATTTGATTGGTTATATAATATCTATTGTCAATTTTCTTCATATCTCCAGGATGTGAAGTTATAACTGTCACTATTACATCTGATAGTTATTGTTTCAATCACAATTCATTGCAATGGAGACTTGTCTCCTAGGAGTCAGGAAATCTGTGTATGgcagttataaaataataaaatgggctagtattttattacatttgttgATTGGTTATATAAAATCTATTGTCAATTAACATTCGCCCTGCGAATTGTTATTCTGTTAtaacagattaaaatatttgctTACTTAAATCTCTAATAGGTTTCGTTGATATAAAATCAGTGACATTCTTCAAGCAATAACCGCATTAGGTCTTACATGCTGTCTATATTACAGTATTAAACAGTGTAGTAGTATAAAATGACtcgttttctataaaaaaaatacaaatatacaaaactaCAGTTTTAACATCTGGTAGAACTGTTTACGAACATTATGGCAACACTAAAAAATCTTGGTACAATCATAATCGTTGTTTCTTAATAAAAATCGGTGCAATTTACTTCATTTTACTACCTATTTGACAATAATTATagcagtaaaaaaaataatctttactaCCAAAAACTAGTATAGATAAATCCATTTTCTACCACTTTGGTAggtttttatacattaaaattatggCAGTACTGACTTACTTCCAGACATAGTTAAAGACGTCCATAATACTATC
Above is a window of Bicyclus anynana chromosome 8, ilBicAnyn1.1, whole genome shotgun sequence DNA encoding:
- the LOC112050084 gene encoding aldo-keto reductase AKR2E4 translates to MPAKVKNVKFNNGQEMPMVGLGTYARKAEPGQFRQAVEWAIDLGYRHIDSAAVYKNEVEVGEAIANKIEEGLVKREDLFVTSKLWNDCHARDVVVETLMESLRKLKLDYVDLYLIHWPISVTADGVDTAISYLETWKGMEKTVELGLAKSIGVSNFNEKQIQEIYDNAVIKPVVNQVEINPTLTQNSLVNLCKQLSIIPVAYTPLGLISEARPEFAGIDVIKTDPKLGELATKYGKTRAQIALRYLIQRGIPVIPKSFTKSRIEENINVFDFELTDKEMEVVDGYNLNHHCVPGKGFEKYTYYPF